The following are encoded together in the Bos taurus isolate L1 Dominette 01449 registration number 42190680 breed Hereford chromosome 10, ARS-UCD2.0, whole genome shotgun sequence genome:
- the OR4K35 gene encoding olfactory receptor family 4 subfamily K member 35, translating to MEEANQSVVSEFIFLGLCDSWDLQAFLLVAFSSLYLITILGNVFIVLLVIADLHLHSPMYFLLANLSFSDLCFSSVTTPKLIIDFLKENKTISFRGCMCQMFFGHFFGGGEMVLLVMMAYDRYVAICKPLHYSSIMNTKMCIQLVTTSWIIGFVHSISQLAIITQLPFCGPRKLDSFFCDIPLVIKLVCMDTYILEVLTNANSGVLATVCFILLLISYSYILLTVCHQSKGGASKALSTCTAHITVVMLFFGPCIFIYLCPLSITWVDKFLAVFYGIITPLLNPVIYTLRNKEIRNAIKRL from the coding sequence ATGGAAGAAGCAAACCAGTCTGTGgtatctgaatttatttttcttgggctgTGCGACTCATGGGACCTCCAGGCCTTCCTCCTAGTGGCATTTTCTTCACTTTACTTGATCACCATTTTAGGCAATGTCTTCATTGTGCTCCTAGTTATTGCTGACCTTCACCTCCACTCCCCTATGTACTTCCTATTGGCTAATCTGTCATTCTCTGACCTATGCTTTTCCTCAGTAACCACCCCTAAACTGATCATAGactttctgaaagaaaataagaCCATCTCCTTTAGAGGTTGCATGTGTCAGATGTTTTTTGGACATTTTTTTGGAGGGGGTGAGATGGTGCTCCTAGTGATGATGGCCTATGACCgttatgtggccatctgcaaaccacTCCATTACTCCAGCATCATGAATACAAAAATGTGCATTCAACTAGTGACGACATCATGGATCATTGGCTTTGTGCATTCAATAAGCCAACTAGCTATAATTACACAACTACCCTTCTGTGGGCCCAGAAAATTGGATAGCTTTTTCTGTGATATTCCATTGGTGATCAAGTTAGTCTGCATGGACACTTATATTCTAGAAGTGTTGACAAATGCTAACAGTGGGGTACTTGCAACCGTTTGCTTCATTCTGTTGCTGATCTCTTACTCTTATATTCTACTTACTGTCTGTCACCAATCAAAGGGTGGGGCATCCAAGGCGCTCTCCACCTGCACTGCCCACATCACAGTGGTCATGTTATTCTTCGGGCCTTGCATCTTCATCTACCTATGTCCACTCAGCATCACTTGGGTGGACAAGTTCCTTGCTGTATTTTATGGGATCATCACACCACTACTAAATCCAGTCATTTATACTTTAAGAAATAAAGAGATTAGAAATGCCATTAAGCGGCTATGA
- the OR4G21 gene encoding olfactory receptor 4F6: protein MGGANDSSVSEFVFLGLSASRPVQHFLLAFSTVFYVTIVLGNLLVVFAMTFDPHLHSPMYFLLANLSFIDLCFSTLTVPKMISDLYFGHKTISFQGCVIQIFVLHTLGGSEMVLLTAMAFDRYVAICKPLHYLTIMSPQVCLLLLCGAWAIGLIHSVVQLAFVIHLPFCGPNEIDSFYCDLPWFIKLACIDSYRMEFMVTAISGFISMGTFFLLIISYVFILVTVWKRSSGGLHKALSTLSAHITVVVLFFGPCIFVYMWPFPTVPVDKFLAILDFLVTPILNPAIYTLRNKDMKMAMRRLSSQLLIWRKVS from the exons ATGGGTGGAG CAAATGACTCTTCTGTGTCTGAATTTGTTTTCCTGGGACTTTCTGCCTCTAGACCAGTGCAGCATTTCCTCCTTGCCTTCTCTACAGTGTTTTATGTCACAATTGTTCTGGGGAATCTCCTTGTTGTGTTTGCAATGACCTTTGACCCTCATCTACATTCCCCCATGTACTTCCTTTTAGCCAACCTctcatttattgatttgtgtTTTTCTACCTTAACAGTTCCTAAGATGATTTCTGACCTGTATTTTGGGCACAAAACCATATCCTTCCAGGGGTGTGTCATCCAGATATTTGTCCTTCACACGCTGGGTGGATCTGAGATGGTGCTGCTCACTGCCATGGCctttgaccgctatgtggccatatGTAAGCCCCTGCACTACCTGACCATCATGAGCCCACAGGTGTGCCTTTTGCTTCTGTGTGGTGCTTGGGCTATTGGCCTCATTCACTCAGTGGTCCAGTTAGCCTTTGTGATCCATTTGCCTTTCTGTGGTCCTAATGAAATCGACAGCTTTTACTGTGACCTTCCTTGGTTTATCAAACTTGCGTGCATAGATTCCTACAGAATGGAATTCATGGTCACTGCCATCAGTGGGTTCATATCCATGGGCACTTTCTTCTTGTTGATCATCTCCTATGTTTTCATCCTGGTCACTGTATGGAAACGCTCTTCAGGTGGTTTGCACAAGGCCCTCTCTACTCTGTCAGCGCACATCACTGTGGTGGTTTTGTTCTTTGGACCCTGCATCTTTGTTTACATGTGGCCATTTCCCACGGTGCCAGTGGATAAATTTCTTGCCATTTTAGATTTTTTGGTTACACCCATCCTGAATCCTGCCATTTACACACTGAGGAACAAAGACATGAAGATGGCAATGAGGAGACTGAGTAGTCAGCTTCTGATTTGGAGGAAGGTCTCCTAA
- the OR4F69 gene encoding olfactory receptor 4F6, whose translation MYERNDTSVSEFVFLGLSASRPVQHFLLAFSTVFYVTIVLGNLLVVFAVTFDPHLHSPMYFLLANLSSIDLCLSTLTVPKMISDLYSGHKTISFQGCVIQIFVLHTLGGSEMVLLTAMAFDRYVAICKPLHYLTIMSPQVCLLLLCGAWAIGLIHSVVQLAFVIHLPFCGPNEIDSFYCDLPWFIKLACVDSYRMDFMVTANSGFISMGTFFLLIISYVFILVTVWKRSSDGLHKALSTLSAHITVVVLFFGPCIFVYMWPFPTVPVDKFLAILDFLVTPILNPAIYTLRNKDMKTAMRRLVTHGSTAYFKQLHEIQGLWPESQAAAEHGSLRNARGVTRRDNRTADCFRRRRSNVVLVFAPRNEGGQSGRVEDARAFAVAVACLQPPLLEGRRSRGAFGGVLMQ comes from the exons ATGTATGAAAGAAATGACACTTCAGTGTCTGAATTTGTTTTTCTGGGACTTTCTGCCTCTAGACCAGTGCAGCATTTCCTCCTTGCCTTCTCTACAGTGTTTTATGTCACAATTGTTCTGGGGAATCTCCTTGTTGTGTTTGCAGTGACCTTTGACCCTCATCTACATTCCCCCATGTACTTCCTTTTAGCCAACCTCTCATCTATTGATTTGTGTCTTTCTACCTTAACAGTGCCTAAGATGATCTCTGACCTGTACTCTGGGCACAAAACCATATCCTTCCAGGGGTGCGTCATCCAGATATTTGTCCTTCACACGCTGGGTGGATCTGAGATGGTGCTGCTCACTGCCATGGCctttgaccgctatgtggccatatGTAAGCCCCTGCACTACCTGACCATCATGAGCCCACAGGTGTGCCTTTTGCTTCTGTGTGGTGCTTGGGCTATTGGCCTCATTCACTCAGTGGTCCAGTTAGCCTTTGTGATCCATTTGCCTTTCTGTGGTCCTAATGAAATCGACAGCTTTTACTGTGACCTTCCTTGGTTTATCAAACTTGCCTGTGTAGATTCCTACAGAATGGATTTCATGGTCACTGCCAACAGTGGGTTCATATCCATGGGCACTTTCTTCTTGCTGATCATCTCCTATGTTTTCATTCTGGTCACTGTATGGAAACGCTCTTCAGATGGTTTGCACAAGGCCCTCTCTACTCTGTCAGCGCACATCACTGTGGTGGTTTTGTTCTTTGGACCCTGCATCTTTGTTTACATGTGGCCATTTCCCACGGTGCCAGTGGATAAGTTTCTTGCCATTTTAGACTTTTTGGTTACACCCATCCTGAATCCTGCCATTTATACATTGAGGAACAAGGACATGAAGACAGCAATGAGGAGACTAGTAACTCATGGGAGCACAGCTTATTTCAAACAACTTCATGAAATACAA GGCTTGTGGCCCGAGTCCCAGGCAGCTGCAGAGCACGGCTCACTCAGGAACGCACGCGGTGTCACACGACGGGACAATCGGACGGCGGACTGCTTTCGTCGTCGTCG GTCCAATGTCGTTCTGGTGTTTGCGCCGCGCAATGAAGGAGGTCAGTCTGGACGTGTCGAGGACGCCCGCGCCTTTGCCGTGGCCGTGGCCTGCCTGCAGCCACCGCTCCTGGAGGGCCGACGCAGCCGAGGGGCGTTTGGCGGGGTCCTCATGCAGTAG